A window of Gemmatimonadota bacterium contains these coding sequences:
- a CDS encoding glycosyltransferase — MALVIPAWNEARRLQDAAFLAFVESQDVVDLHFVDDGSQDATPARLAALATAAPGRITVQRLQPNRGKAEAVRAGLLAALAEGYPFVGYLDADLAAPLETALLLRDELVRRPTVAMVLGSRVKLLGWHIHRSERRHYLGRIFATCASITLALPVYDTQCGAKAMRGGPALDALLQAPFLSRWLFDVELIARLRDAVGESALRELPLPRWEDPGGSSVGLKDFVRAPLELWRIWRRYPPRGGVAGA, encoded by the coding sequence ATGGCGTTGGTGATTCCGGCATGGAACGAGGCGCGACGGTTGCAGGACGCCGCGTTTCTCGCCTTCGTCGAGTCGCAGGACGTGGTGGACCTGCACTTCGTGGACGATGGCAGTCAGGACGCGACGCCGGCGCGCCTCGCAGCCCTCGCGACCGCGGCACCCGGGCGGATCACCGTGCAGCGGCTGCAGCCCAATCGGGGGAAGGCGGAGGCGGTGCGCGCCGGATTGCTGGCGGCACTGGCCGAAGGCTACCCCTTTGTCGGCTATCTCGATGCCGATCTCGCCGCCCCACTCGAGACCGCGCTCCTGCTGCGCGACGAGCTTGTGCGCCGACCGACCGTGGCGATGGTCCTCGGCTCGCGCGTCAAGCTGCTCGGATGGCACATTCATCGGTCGGAGCGTCGCCACTACCTCGGCCGAATCTTCGCCACCTGCGCGTCGATCACCCTGGCACTGCCGGTCTATGACACGCAGTGTGGGGCGAAGGCGATGCGTGGCGGTCCCGCATTGGACGCCCTGTTGCAGGCGCCGTTCCTCTCGCGCTGGCTCTTCGATGTGGAGTTGATTGCCCGGCTGCGTGACGCGGTGGGCGAGTCGGCGCTGCGCGAGTTGCCGCTGCCGCGATGGGAGGATCCGGGCGGATCCAGCGTGGGACTCAAGGATTTCGTGCGGGCACCGCTGGAGTTGTGGCGGATCTGGCGCCGTTATCCGCCGCGCGGTGGCGTGGCCGGCGCCTGA
- a CDS encoding DUF2304 domain-containing protein yields the protein MTTSQLVLLGLIGLFIVYVVRMRSASADRLMYLGLAALGIGLVLNPELTNRAAAALGIGRGADLMFYFFIVFCLFHFATTAAALRRLQRDLGELTRVLALQRAEAPPDQAPATPPRGG from the coding sequence ATGACCACCTCGCAGCTCGTCCTCCTCGGTCTCATCGGTCTCTTCATCGTCTACGTCGTGCGGATGCGCAGCGCCTCGGCCGATCGACTGATGTATCTCGGCCTCGCTGCGCTGGGCATCGGGCTGGTCCTCAACCCGGAGTTGACGAACCGTGCGGCGGCGGCGCTCGGCATCGGGCGCGGCGCCGACCTGATGTTCTACTTCTTCATCGTCTTCTGCCTCTTCCACTTCGCCACCACTGCCGCGGCGCTCCGTCGACTCCAGCGCGATCTTGGTGAGCTCACCCGCGTGCTGGCGCTGCAGCGCGCCGAGGCACCGCCGGATCAGGCGCCGGCCACGCCACCGCGCGGCGGATAA
- a CDS encoding glycosyltransferase family 2 protein, with protein MPWHGVRPAPASGQRSWRAAGRSVASDSQERGRDLNRRRRVHVPQQREDDAIRDGCWVVIAAYREATAIGAVVHGLRDHGWRVVVVDDGSTDGTAAVAREAGATVVRHAVNLGQGAALRTGFAFALADATTRAVVTFDADGQHAPEAVAALLGPLQRGEADATLGSRFLDPVATADVPPLRRHLLRLATRLARLTTGLPITDTHNGLRGFTLDALARLTLTQDRMAHASEILSQLARRGLRVREVSVAIRYSEYSVAKGQRMIDAVTILWDLFLTRAR; from the coding sequence ATGCCTTGGCACGGCGTCCGACCAGCACCAGCGTCAGGCCAACGATCATGGCGAGCAGCAGGGAGGTCGGTGGCATCAGACTCGCAGGAGAGGGGGAGAGACTTGAATCGCCGGAGGCGAGTGCACGTGCCGCAACAGCGCGAAGATGATGCCATCCGGGACGGCTGTTGGGTGGTGATCGCCGCCTACCGGGAGGCCACCGCCATCGGGGCCGTGGTGCACGGGCTCCGCGATCACGGCTGGCGGGTCGTGGTCGTGGACGACGGCTCGACCGATGGCACTGCCGCCGTGGCGCGCGAGGCTGGGGCGACGGTGGTGCGTCATGCCGTGAACCTGGGGCAAGGTGCGGCACTGCGGACCGGCTTTGCGTTCGCCTTGGCGGACGCCACCACCCGGGCCGTGGTCACCTTCGATGCCGACGGGCAGCACGCCCCGGAGGCGGTCGCCGCGCTGCTCGGCCCGCTCCAGCGCGGTGAGGCCGACGCGACGCTCGGCTCGCGCTTCCTCGATCCGGTCGCGACCGCCGATGTGCCACCGCTGCGGCGGCACCTCCTCCGGCTCGCCACGCGACTGGCCCGACTGACGACCGGCCTCCCCATCACCGACACGCACAACGGACTCCGGGGCTTCACGCTCGATGCCCTTGCCCGCTTGACGCTGACGCAGGATCGGATGGCTCACGCCTCGGAGATCCTGTCGCAACTCGCCCGGCGCGGCCTCCGCGTCCGCGAGGTCTCCGTCGCGATTCGCTACAGCGAATATTCCGTGGCCAAGGGCCAGCGGATGATCGATGCGGTGACGATTCTCTGGGATCTCTTCCTTACCCGAGCACGGTGA
- a CDS encoding glycosyltransferase family 39 protein, whose protein sequence is MIVGLTLVLVGRRAKASLPAAPAWLAGPLFPLLAGVATAGLTAWIWGGFRPEAAWHDEAAYRLQAELLARFHFAREGVVVPAAFTQAAVLVTPVVTPKMLPGHALMLVPGIWLGLPGLMPILLAGATAAMLVVLARRLGGPGLALLTVTLWTTQAGQQRWRASYMSESTTALCWLVGWWCLLEWRQSRQTRWLLGLAAVAGLGAVTRPLTMLVFILPVGVVVLRDTLRSGRWRPLLGAMALGMLCLAIAPLQNQATLGSWRRSPLALYTAQYMPFDRLGFGLDATPPSLGLTPDLDRAMVELRTRHREHQPQQLPQILWKRLSILATSTFFGWRIVLVPFAIVGLMLLPAVGWFAFGTGVLLVLAYLSYAHEASWTAYYVEAMPAMAFVVALGVAEVLRRMTRAPAVHPAVAAAGALVLLIAGSDDVRWARQFSAHRQAPVRRFQQAVASAGATGGLIFVSYRDGDDPHLSLVRNVADPKTAEVITVHALDETTNRTVMRSMPTRTTWRYTVATGELQRWTP, encoded by the coding sequence ATGATCGTTGGCCTGACGCTGGTGCTGGTCGGACGCCGTGCCAAGGCATCCCTGCCGGCCGCACCGGCGTGGCTGGCGGGGCCGCTCTTCCCCCTGCTGGCGGGGGTGGCCACCGCGGGGCTGACGGCGTGGATCTGGGGGGGATTCCGCCCCGAAGCCGCCTGGCATGACGAGGCGGCGTACCGGCTCCAGGCGGAGTTGCTGGCACGCTTCCACTTTGCCCGCGAGGGGGTCGTCGTGCCGGCGGCGTTCACGCAGGCCGCCGTGCTCGTCACCCCGGTCGTCACCCCGAAGATGCTGCCAGGGCATGCCCTGATGCTGGTGCCTGGCATCTGGCTGGGCCTCCCCGGGCTGATGCCGATCCTCCTGGCCGGCGCCACGGCGGCGATGCTCGTGGTCCTCGCCCGGCGGCTCGGTGGCCCGGGCCTCGCCCTGCTCACGGTGACGCTCTGGACCACGCAGGCGGGGCAGCAGCGATGGCGCGCCTCGTACATGTCGGAGTCGACCACCGCGCTCTGCTGGCTGGTGGGTTGGTGGTGCCTGCTCGAGTGGCGACAGTCGCGACAGACGCGGTGGCTGCTCGGCCTCGCCGCCGTCGCCGGACTCGGCGCGGTGACCCGGCCATTGACGATGCTGGTCTTCATTCTCCCTGTCGGCGTGGTCGTCCTCCGCGACACGCTGCGGTCGGGACGCTGGCGTCCACTGCTCGGCGCGATGGCGCTCGGCATGCTTTGCCTCGCGATCGCCCCGCTGCAGAATCAGGCGACCCTCGGCTCGTGGCGTCGCAGCCCGCTGGCACTCTACACCGCGCAGTACATGCCGTTTGATCGCCTCGGCTTCGGCCTCGATGCCACCCCGCCATCACTCGGGCTCACGCCGGACCTTGATCGGGCGATGGTCGAGCTGCGGACGCGACACCGCGAGCATCAACCGCAGCAGTTGCCGCAGATACTCTGGAAGCGATTGAGCATCCTTGCCACTTCGACGTTCTTCGGCTGGCGCATCGTGCTCGTCCCGTTCGCCATCGTCGGGCTGATGCTCCTGCCGGCCGTCGGCTGGTTCGCCTTCGGCACCGGTGTGTTGCTGGTGCTGGCCTACCTGAGCTATGCGCATGAAGCCAGTTGGACGGCCTACTACGTCGAGGCGATGCCAGCGATGGCGTTCGTGGTGGCGCTCGGGGTCGCCGAGGTGTTGCGGCGGATGACGCGCGCGCCGGCGGTGCATCCGGCCGTCGCGGCCGCGGGGGCGCTGGTGCTGCTCATCGCCGGGAGCGACGACGTCCGTTGGGCTCGGCAGTTCAGCGCCCATCGCCAGGCGCCCGTTCGCCGCTTTCAGCAGGCCGTGGCGAGTGCGGGGGCGACCGGCGGGCTCATCTTCGTGAGCTACCGCGACGGCGATGATCCGCACCTGAGCCTGGTGCGCAACGTGGCAGACCCCAAGACCGCCGAGGTGATCACCGTGCATGCGCTCGACGAGACGACCAACCGCACGGTGATGCGGAGCATGCCCACGCGCACGACCTGGCGCTACACCGTGGCGACCGGCGAGCTGCAGCGGTGGACCCCATGA
- a CDS encoding class I SAM-dependent methyltransferase, with translation MIPDGVDSLERIVPAQLASDDVTGRATLALHLERYAWAVQQVPHGLTLDLACGVGYGSVMLATRDADSFVIAADIAASALEEARRSYRHARVAHVRGDGAGWCRPGRFAAIVSLETVEHVDDPHGLLRDFARLLREDGVLVTSVPVTPSVDANPHHRTDFTEASLLALGRAVGLEPVAMLRQVQPYSPIAVVSRTERRTRDLRPSLLQYYLHHPTAAWRRLWATLRHGFTNHYLTVAWTKRGPHSP, from the coding sequence ATGATCCCGGACGGCGTCGATTCTCTTGAACGGATCGTCCCGGCGCAGCTGGCCAGCGACGATGTCACGGGGCGCGCGACCTTGGCGCTGCACCTCGAGCGCTATGCCTGGGCAGTGCAGCAGGTGCCCCACGGCTTGACGCTCGATCTCGCGTGCGGAGTCGGCTATGGCAGCGTGATGTTGGCGACTCGCGATGCAGACTCGTTCGTCATCGCCGCCGACATCGCCGCGTCGGCGCTGGAAGAGGCGCGCCGCAGCTATCGGCACGCGCGCGTAGCGCATGTGCGGGGCGACGGGGCCGGCTGGTGCCGCCCCGGCCGGTTTGCGGCCATCGTCTCGCTGGAAACCGTCGAGCATGTCGACGATCCGCACGGTCTGCTGCGTGACTTCGCCAGACTGCTCCGCGAGGATGGCGTGCTGGTCACCTCGGTGCCAGTGACGCCATCCGTCGATGCCAATCCGCATCACCGCACCGATTTCACCGAGGCCTCGTTGCTCGCCCTCGGACGTGCGGTCGGTCTCGAACCGGTGGCGATGCTCCGTCAGGTCCAGCCGTATTCGCCGATCGCGGTGGTGTCGCGCACGGAGCGCCGCACGCGCGACCTGCGACCCAGCCTGCTGCAGTACTATCTCCACCATCCGACGGCGGCGTGGCGCCGCCTGTGGGCCACCCTGCGCCACGGCTTCACCAACCACTACCTCACGGTGGCGTGGACGAAGCGGGGCCCGCACTCGCCCTGA
- a CDS encoding fused MFS/spermidine synthase — translation MTADRPTRTVPLLYGLFLLSGAAGLCYESVWSRYLGLFVGHAAYAQVLVLAIFLGGMSLGAALISRRARTIARPLMAYAAMEAIAGLIGLGFHDLFNAVTGAAYQELLPALASGPMRTAATWSIAALLILPQSILLGTTFPLMSAAVLRLAPAAPGRVLGWLYFTNSLGAAIGVLIAGFVLVERTGLPGVLAAAATANLVVALVAFILARRAVDAADGAEAPAPIAAGASASQRRLLLWAAGLTAFASFCYEIDWIRMLSLVLGSATHSFELMLSAFILGLALGAFWIRRRSDGSADPFVQLGTIQIVMGVLAVATLPLYAASFPAMALLLTTVSRSAAGYVAFSFVRYLLCLVIMLPATFCAGMTLPLLTRALIARGEGEAAIGRVYAVNTLGSIVGVIAASLLLLPLLGLKGLAVVAGMLDIGVGMALLRASPAGTRALRGGALALVAVVVVGVVTPLDRTVLVSGVFRGSSLAVARSVTLPFYADGRTATVSLSESPDGFRVLATNGKADASLSAFAREACTDSTVRRRIEGDQVTQLLLGMIPLAYHPQGGRAAVIGLGSGVTSHILLAAPALTEVVTVEIEPKMLEAAQFFRPANRRTFDAARSTIVLEDAKAYFASSNRKWDLIVSEPSNPWVSGVSGLFTVEFYRRIRGQLAPNGVFAQWLQTYELDDDLVLSVLAAVHEVFPDYRVHQVGAGDLVLVASAEGPLPAPDWTSVLALPALGRDLCHYVPLDPGVLDATLLADRRLLAPAVALVGQPNSDYYPTLDLQAERRRFERRAAVGMMALGDDWLNATHALTRTAIAPREAEVLTMLGMRRESAQWRRTWQRRNAPPPADAPGFLHDLRYDALGWEAVLAHDMPPADWRPWLAQFQRVVQTREGGTAGWVDTTLAAEAMGFAVRHEAPSEVLAVLAFRRAVQGWDDVGALRAAGRLIAPNVHTLEWIGGDELHDGAVIAALRLGDRAEVVAWDRRTAPFAQRASSDFRSRLLSGWIRASAGPASSTPP, via the coding sequence ATGACAGCCGACCGGCCGACGCGTACCGTCCCGCTCCTGTACGGCCTCTTCCTGCTGAGCGGAGCCGCCGGGCTCTGTTATGAATCGGTGTGGAGTCGCTACCTCGGACTTTTCGTGGGGCACGCGGCGTACGCGCAGGTCCTGGTGCTGGCGATCTTCCTCGGCGGGATGTCTCTCGGCGCCGCACTGATTTCACGCCGGGCGCGGACGATCGCACGACCCTTGATGGCATACGCCGCGATGGAAGCGATCGCGGGACTGATTGGCCTCGGCTTTCATGATCTGTTCAATGCCGTCACCGGGGCCGCGTACCAGGAACTGCTCCCGGCGCTCGCCAGCGGACCGATGCGCACCGCGGCCACCTGGAGCATCGCGGCGCTGCTGATCCTGCCGCAATCGATCCTGCTCGGCACGACCTTCCCCTTGATGAGCGCCGCGGTGCTGCGGCTGGCACCGGCCGCCCCCGGTCGCGTCCTCGGGTGGCTCTACTTCACGAACTCGCTCGGTGCCGCCATCGGCGTGCTGATCGCGGGCTTCGTGCTGGTCGAGCGGACCGGGCTCCCGGGCGTGCTCGCGGCGGCCGCGACCGCGAACCTCGTGGTGGCACTGGTCGCCTTCATCCTGGCGCGGCGTGCCGTCGATGCGGCCGACGGCGCCGAGGCGCCCGCGCCGATCGCTGCGGGTGCATCGGCATCGCAACGACGGTTGTTGCTCTGGGCGGCGGGGCTGACCGCATTCGCCTCCTTCTGCTACGAGATCGACTGGATCCGGATGCTGTCGCTCGTCCTCGGCAGCGCCACGCACTCGTTCGAGTTGATGCTCTCCGCCTTCATCCTCGGCCTCGCGCTCGGCGCCTTCTGGATCCGGCGACGCAGCGATGGCAGCGCCGATCCCTTCGTGCAGCTCGGCACCATCCAGATCGTGATGGGCGTGCTCGCCGTGGCGACGCTACCGCTCTACGCCGCCTCCTTCCCCGCGATGGCGCTGCTGCTGACCACCGTGAGCCGGAGTGCCGCCGGGTACGTCGCCTTCTCGTTCGTCCGCTATCTGCTCTGCCTCGTGATCATGCTGCCGGCCACATTCTGCGCCGGCATGACACTACCGTTGCTGACGCGCGCGTTGATCGCGCGTGGCGAGGGTGAGGCGGCGATCGGTCGGGTGTACGCGGTCAACACCCTCGGCTCGATCGTCGGGGTGATCGCGGCGAGCCTGCTCCTGCTGCCGTTGCTGGGGCTCAAGGGCCTCGCCGTCGTGGCCGGGATGCTGGACATCGGGGTCGGCATGGCACTGCTGCGCGCCTCCCCCGCGGGGACGCGCGCGCTGCGTGGCGGTGCGCTCGCCCTGGTAGCCGTGGTGGTGGTTGGCGTGGTGACGCCGCTCGACCGCACGGTGCTGGTCTCCGGAGTCTTCCGCGGGTCGTCGCTCGCGGTGGCGCGCTCGGTGACCTTGCCGTTCTACGCCGATGGACGCACGGCGACCGTGTCGCTCAGCGAGAGTCCCGACGGCTTCCGCGTGCTCGCCACGAACGGGAAGGCCGATGCGTCGCTCTCCGCCTTTGCGCGTGAGGCGTGCACCGACTCCACGGTGCGTCGCCGGATCGAGGGCGACCAGGTCACCCAACTCCTGCTCGGGATGATCCCGCTGGCCTACCACCCGCAGGGTGGCCGCGCCGCCGTGATCGGCCTCGGCTCCGGGGTGACCTCGCACATACTGCTGGCGGCACCAGCCCTCACGGAGGTCGTGACGGTCGAGATCGAACCGAAGATGCTCGAGGCCGCGCAGTTCTTCCGCCCGGCCAATCGCCGGACGTTCGACGCCGCGCGCTCCACCATCGTCCTGGAAGACGCCAAGGCCTACTTCGCGTCGTCCAACCGGAAATGGGACCTGATCGTCTCGGAGCCGTCGAACCCGTGGGTGAGCGGCGTCTCGGGATTGTTCACCGTGGAGTTCTACCGCCGCATTCGCGGTCAGCTGGCACCGAACGGCGTCTTCGCCCAATGGCTGCAGACGTACGAGCTCGACGACGACCTGGTCCTCTCCGTCCTCGCCGCCGTGCACGAGGTCTTTCCCGACTACCGCGTGCATCAGGTCGGCGCCGGTGACCTCGTGCTGGTCGCCTCGGCAGAGGGGCCGCTCCCGGCACCAGACTGGACCTCGGTGCTCGCACTGCCGGCCTTGGGACGCGACCTCTGTCACTACGTCCCGCTTGACCCGGGCGTGCTCGATGCCACCCTGCTCGCCGACCGGCGACTGCTTGCCCCGGCGGTGGCGCTCGTCGGGCAGCCGAACTCCGACTACTACCCCACGCTCGACTTGCAGGCCGAGCGTCGCCGCTTCGAGCGACGCGCGGCGGTCGGGATGATGGCGCTCGGCGATGACTGGCTCAACGCCACCCATGCGCTGACGCGCACCGCCATCGCCCCGCGCGAGGCGGAGGTGCTCACCATGCTGGGGATGCGGCGCGAGTCGGCCCAGTGGCGCCGCACCTGGCAACGACGGAACGCCCCACCTCCTGCCGATGCGCCGGGGTTCCTGCACGATCTCCGCTATGACGCGCTCGGTTGGGAGGCGGTGCTGGCGCACGACATGCCACCGGCGGACTGGCGGCCATGGCTGGCGCAGTTTCAGCGCGTCGTGCAGACGCGCGAGGGCGGCACCGCCGGATGGGTCGACACGACCCTCGCCGCCGAGGCGATGGGATTCGCGGTGCGCCATGAGGCGCCGTCGGAAGTGCTCGCGGTGCTGGCGTTCCGTCGGGCCGTGCAGGGTTGGGATGACGTCGGGGCGCTGCGCGCCGCGGGACGCCTGATTGCGCCGAACGTTCACACGCTGGAGTGGATCGGCGGCGATGAACTGCACGACGGCGCCGTGATCGCGGCACTGCGACTCGGTGACCGCGCGGAGGTCGTCGCGTGGGACCGGCGGACGGCGCCGTTTGCGCAGCGTGCCAGCAGCGATTTCCGCTCGCGCCTGCTGTCCGGCTGGATCAGGGCGAGTGCGGGCCCCGCTTCGTCCACGCCACCGTGA
- a CDS encoding prepilin-type N-terminal cleavage/methylation domain-containing protein translates to MLSTNKKGFTLIELLIVVVIIGILAAIAIPKFAATKDKAKLASVKTDLRNIMTAEEAYFSDASAGYTSTLATTIFAPSAGNTFTVTGSASSYTATVTNASITVNPKSCTVTVGGSAATDGQISC, encoded by the coding sequence ATGCTGTCCACCAACAAGAAGGGCTTCACCCTGATCGAGCTGCTCATCGTGGTCGTGATCATCGGCATTCTTGCCGCCATCGCGATCCCGAAGTTCGCGGCGACCAAGGACAAGGCGAAGTTGGCGTCGGTCAAGACCGACCTCCGCAACATCATGACGGCCGAAGAGGCGTACTTCTCTGACGCGTCGGCTGGCTACACGTCGACCCTGGCGACCACCATCTTCGCCCCGTCGGCCGGCAACACCTTCACGGTCACCGGTTCGGCGAGCAGCTACACCGCGACCGTCACCAACGCGTCGATCACGGTCAACCCGAAGTCCTGCACCGTCACGGTTGGCGGCTCTGCGGCGACCGACGGCCAGATCAGCTGCTAA
- a CDS encoding prepilin-type N-terminal cleavage/methylation domain-containing protein has protein sequence MLLGWRRQRDGFTLIELLIVVVIIGLLAAIAIPKFAATKERAYVAKMRSDLRNLATSQEAYFADFRAYYGGSVPSSQLVYNPSPGVSVSLVVGTTGWGATSTVVGTAKTCALYFGDGGPLGPATVEGLVACDS, from the coding sequence TTGCTTCTCGGCTGGCGTCGTCAGCGCGACGGCTTCACGCTCATCGAGTTGCTGATCGTGGTGGTGATCATCGGCCTCCTGGCCGCGATTGCCATCCCGAAGTTCGCGGCGACGAAGGAGCGGGCGTACGTGGCGAAGATGCGCTCCGACTTGCGCAACCTCGCGACGTCGCAGGAAGCCTATTTCGCGGACTTCCGCGCCTACTACGGTGGGTCCGTGCCATCGAGTCAGTTGGTCTACAATCCATCACCCGGCGTCTCCGTGTCGCTGGTGGTGGGGACGACCGGTTGGGGAGCCACCTCGACCGTCGTCGGGACCGCCAAGACCTGCGCCCTGTATTTCGGCGATGGTGGGCCGCTTGGCCCTGCGACCGTCGAAGGGCTGGTCGCCTGCGATTCATAG
- a CDS encoding prepilin-type N-terminal cleavage/methylation domain-containing protein — protein MTRRGVTLIELLLVLCLLGIVGVTVTAMVLGASRVAARATAHLAAERTAVVSASFLRHTLADGVWRDVTVAVDSIGLGRPVGEAALCAASGAQLWLRRSSWSGDRAPDPTRDQLRSWPDSGTAAVDEAIMGVTGDLCPDGAPAWRLLRGTGAAVGWWVRVVEPTTVRRYRVGSSEWLGLSDGGAPVQPFAGPLVAGASRFARIGGALQVDLVTVAGSSGLSLPLGSRP, from the coding sequence GTGACGCGCCGGGGCGTGACGCTGATCGAGCTGCTGCTGGTGCTCTGCCTGCTTGGGATCGTCGGGGTGACGGTGACCGCGATGGTGCTCGGGGCCAGTCGGGTCGCGGCGCGGGCCACGGCCCATCTGGCCGCCGAGCGAACCGCGGTCGTGTCTGCGAGTTTCCTTCGCCATACACTCGCCGATGGGGTCTGGCGCGACGTGACCGTCGCGGTGGATTCGATCGGCCTCGGGCGGCCGGTGGGGGAGGCCGCACTTTGCGCCGCGAGCGGGGCGCAGCTTTGGCTGCGGCGAAGCAGCTGGTCGGGGGATCGGGCGCCCGATCCAACTCGCGACCAGCTCCGTAGCTGGCCCGACAGTGGGACCGCGGCAGTCGACGAAGCCATCATGGGCGTGACCGGTGACCTCTGCCCCGACGGCGCCCCAGCGTGGCGGCTCCTGCGGGGTACGGGCGCCGCGGTGGGGTGGTGGGTGCGAGTCGTCGAGCCGACCACCGTGCGCCGATATCGGGTGGGGAGTAGCGAGTGGCTTGGGCTCAGCGATGGCGGCGCCCCGGTCCAGCCGTTCGCCGGCCCATTGGTCGCGGGTGCGTCGCGCTTTGCGCGGATCGGCGGCGCGCTGCAGGTCGATCTCGTCACGGTGGCCGGGTCGAGCGGCCTCAGTCTCCCCTTGGGGTCGAGGCCATGA